A window of the Vigna angularis cultivar LongXiaoDou No.4 chromosome 3, ASM1680809v1, whole genome shotgun sequence genome harbors these coding sequences:
- the LOC108326060 gene encoding valine--tRNA ligase, mitochondrial 1 isoform X3 — MESSANNKDQVQPTPEDPEKKKKKEEKAREKLLKKEKFLLKQAQQAQQSSNASKKSEKKVVKRGAEDENPEDYVDPETPVGEKKRMARQMAKQYSPTAVEKSWYEWWEKSRYYVADANSSKPPFVIVLPPPNVTGALHIGHALTAAIEDTMIRWKRMSGYNVLWVPGMDHAGIATQVVVEKKVMRERNLTRHDLGREKFVAEVWEWKHKYGGTILQQLRRLGASLDWSRECFTMDERRSKAVTEAFVRLYEQGLVYRDLRLVNWDCVLRTAISDIEVDYIDIKERSLLKVPEYDKPVEFGVLTKFAYPVEGNLGEIVVATTRIETMLGDTAIAVHPNDDRYNHFHGKFAIHPFNGRKLPIICDAILVDPKFGTGAVKITPAHDPNDFEVGKRHNLEFINVFTDDGKINSNGGSEFVGMPRFKAREAITEALQKKGLYRGSENNEMRLGVCSRSNDVVEPMIKPQWYVSCNDLANQALNAAVDEENNRLDIIPKQYLADWKRWLENIRDWCISRQLWWGHRVPAWYVTLEDDVLLEFGAYNDHWVVARNEEEAQKVASQKYSGKKFHLSQDPDVLDTWFSSGLFPLSVLGWPDDTEDLKTFYPTSVLETGHDIIFFWVARMVMFGLKLGGDVPFSKIYLHPMIRDAHGRKMSKSLGNVIDPIEVINGISLEGLHKRLEAGNLDPKELATAIEGQKKDFPNGIDECGADALRFALVSYTAQSDKINLDIQRVVGYRQWCNKLWNAVRFAMSKLGDDYIPPAELDPDVLPFSCRWILSVLNKTITKTVKSLESFEFSQATTAVYSWWQYQLCDVFIEVIKPYFSGNDTKFASERRFAQDTLWFCLDNGLRLLHPFMPFVTEELWQRLPSPKECKRAESIMISDYPSAVEGWNNETVENEMDIIESTIKSLRSLAKEKRDRRPAFVLCRTQVVTAIINSHQLEIVTLANLSSLTVISETDAVPSGYGDAVVNESISVYLELQGTNSAEAEQGKIKKIEELRKQIERLEKIMNAPGYEEKVLPNVRAKNQEKLDSLKERLLLEETAGLNL; from the exons ATGGAATCCTCTGCCAACAACAAAGACCAAGTGCAACCCACACCCGAGGACccagagaagaaaaagaaaaaggaagaaaag GCTAGAGAGAAGCTATTGAAGAAAGAGAAGTTTCTTCTCAAGCAAGCCCAG CAAGCACAGCAATCATCCAATGCTTCtaagaaaagtgaaaaaaaagttgtaaagCGTGGTGCGGAGGATGAGAATCCTGAAGATTATGTTGATCCTGAGACTCCAGTGGGTGAGAAGAAGCGAATGGCTCGGCAAATGGCAAAGCAGTATAGTCCAACTGCAGTGGAGAAATC GTGGTATGAGTGGTGGGAGAAATCAAGGTACTATGTGGCAGATGCTAACAGCTCCAAACCACCTTTTGTTATT GTTCTGCCCCCTCCGAATGTGACTGGTGCTCTCCATATAGGTCATGCTCTAACAGCCGCAATAGAG GACACAATGATTCGGTGGAAGAGAATGTCTGGATACAATGTCTTGTGGGTACCTGGGATGGATCATGCTGGGATTGCTACGCAG GTAGTTGTGGAGAAAAAGGTAATGCGGGAAAGAAATCTAACCAGGCATGATCTGGGCCGTGAGAAATTTGTCGCTGAG GTTTGGGAGTGGAAACACAAGTATGGGGGCACAATATTACAACAATTGCGCCGATTAGGAGCCTCTTTGGATTGGTCTCGTGAG TGCTTCACAATGGATGAAAGAAGAAGTAAGGCTGTGACAGAGGCTTTTGTAAGGCTTTACGAGCAAGGTCTTGTCTATAG GGACCTTCGTTTAGTGAATTGGGATTGTGTGTTACGAACTGCAATATCTGATATCGAG GTAGATtatattgatataaaagaaaggAGTCTACTAAAGGTTCCAGAATATGATAAACCAGTAGAATTTGGAGTCTTAACAAAGTTTGCATACCCTGTGGAAGGGAATCTAGGTGAAATTGTTGTTGCCACAACTAGAATTGAAACAATGCTTGGTGACACTGCTATTGCTGTACATCCTAATGATGACAGATATAATCATTTTCATGGAAAATTTGCTATTCATCCATTTAATGGAAGAAAACTTCCTATAATTTGTGATGCTATTCTTGTTGATCCAAAGTTCGGGACTGGTGCTGTTAAG ATTACACCTGCCCATGATCCAAATGATTTTGAAGTGGGTAAACGTCACAACCTTGAATTCATTAATGTTTTCACAGATGATGGGAAAATAAATTCCAATGGTGGCTCTGAATTTGTGGGCATGCCACGGTTTAAAGCTCGAGAGGCAATAACAGAAGCATTACAGAAGAAG GGTCTTTATAGAGGATCTGAAAATAATGAGATGCGCCTTGGGGTTTGTTCAAGAAGCAATGATGTTGTGGAACCCATGATAAAGCCCCAGTGGTACGTCAGTTGCAATGATTTGGCAAACCAAGCTCTTAATGCTGCTGTTGATGAGGAAAACAATAGGCTAGATATTATTCCAAAACAATATTTGGCTGATTGGAAGAG ATGGCTAGAAAACATTCGTGATTGGTGCATTTCACGACAGCTTTGGTGGGGTCACCGAGTACCTGCGTGGTATGTCACTTTGGAGGATGATGTGCTGCTGGAATTTGGTGCTTATAACGATCATTGGGTTGTGGCAAGAAATGAAGAGGAGGCCCAAAAGGTGGCTAGCCAGAAGTATAGTGGAAAGAAGTTTCATTTAAGCCAGGATCCTGATGTTCTTGATACATGGTTTTCTTCTGGTCTGTTCCCGTTATCTGTGCTGGGATGGCCTGATGACACAGAGGACCTGAAGACATTCTATCCAACTTCTGTTCTGGAAACTGGCCATGATATCATCTTTTTCTGGGTTGCTCGTATGGTGATGTTTGGATTGAAGTTGGGTGGTGATGTGCCTTTTTCAAAG ATTTATTTGCATCCCATGATTCGTGATGCACATGGGCGCAAGATGTCCAAGTCCTTGGGGAATGTTATTGATCCCATTGAAGTGATAAATGGGATATCTTTGGAAGGTCTACACAAGAGGTTAGAGGCTGGTAACTTGGACCCCAAAGAACTAGCCACTGCTATAGAGGGTCAGAAGAAGGACTTTCCAAATGGTATTGATGAATGTGGTGCTGATGCTCTCCGTTTTGCACTGGTCTCATACACAGCCCAG TCTGACAAAATTAACCTAGATATTCAAAGGGTGGTTGGGTATCGCCAATGGTGTAATAAACTGTGGAATGCAGTAAGATTTGCTATGAGCAAGCTTGGCGATGATTATATTCCACCTGCAGAATTAGATCCAGATGTTCTCCCATTTAGCTGCCGGTGGATACTCTCAGTGTTAAATAAAACCATAACAAAAACAGTGAAATCTCTAGAATCATTTGAATTCTCACAAGCTACCACTGCTGTGTATTCTTGGTGGCAGTATCAATTGTGTGATGTATTTATCGAAGTGATTAAGCCTTACTTTTCTGGTAATGATACTAAGTTTGCTTCTGAAAGACGCTTTGCACAAGATACTTTGTGGTTTTGTCTGGACAATGGCCTTCGATTGCTTCATCCCTTCATGCCTTTTGTCACGGAGGAACTATGGCAACGTCTTCCTTCACCCAAGGAATGTAAGAGAGCAGAATCTATCATGATAAGTGATTATCCATCAGCTGTAGAG GGCTGGAATAATGAAACTGTGGAGAATGAGATGGACATTATTGAGTCTACTATTAAGTCTCTGAGATCACTGGCTAAAGAAAAACGTGACAG GCGACCGGCTTTTGTTCTCTGCCGAACACAGGTGGTTACTGCGATTATTAATAGCCACCAACTGGAGATTGTAACATTAGCTAATCTATCCTCGTTGACA GTAATCTCTGAAACTGATGCTGTTCCATCTGGATATGGTGATGCTGTTGTAAATGAGAGCATTTCtgtttatttagaattacaAGGAACTAATTCTGCAGAGGCAGAACAAGGGAAGATCAAGAAGATAGAAGAGCTGAGGAA GCAAATAGAAAGACTAGAGAAGATTATGAATGCTCCAGGTTATGAAGAGAAGGTTTTACCAAATGTTCGAGCAAAGAACCAGGAAAAGCTAGATTCCCTAAAGGAGCGTTTATTGCTTGAGGAAACGGCTGGTCTGAATCTCTAG